A window of Podarcis muralis chromosome 10, rPodMur119.hap1.1, whole genome shotgun sequence genomic DNA:
GGGCTGTGGAAATTCTGCATTCAGGTGAGAGCCTGAATTCTCCCTTCCAGCAATTTCTCAGGTGCTCTGGCCTCTCCCGCATGGAAACACGGATGCTGGGACGTCAACATGTGCCACAAGCAACAGCGGCATATGGGGGTATATTCCTGAatcgcaggggttggactagatgaccctcgggggacCCTTCCAAGGCTATGATTCTTTGATGGGCAATGATGCTTCGCACTCACCCTGCCAGGGATGGAGAGACCGAACCAGACGTCGTCGTCGTCCCACCTCTGGGCCTGCTGCAGGAACCTGGCCACGGCGCTGTGCTCATTCCTGTCCAGAAGGGAGGCCAGGTGTCCCCCCAGGCGCTGGCATTCATTCTGGTcaagggaggggaaaaggtgagtcCAAACTATTCAGAATACTGAGTAATGTTCTGGTTGCCTTACCTCAAAaaggagttggaaaaggttcagaaccAAAATTATcactggggtggggagacaccactgtggggaaagggggcagagTTTCGGACTTTTTAGCTTATAGAAATTTGATaaatacagaaatttaataaatacagggGAAAGGGTGCagagtttgggactttttagcttatagaaatttaatacagtcgtatcttggaactcaaacgccttggctcccgaacaaattggcacCTGAAcgattgaaacccagaagtgagtgttctggtttctgaacggttttcagaagccaaacgtccggcaTGGCTTccgctgcttccgattggctgcaggagtgtccagctaggttggcaggagctgggacagagcaacgggagctcaccccgtcgcggggatttgaaccgctgactggcaagcccaagatgctcagttgttgagaccacagcgccacccgcatccctcttgctagcaggacccacaaagggggagggctccctcccaccccatctTGGGGGGAGCCCTTTTACGCTGCTCACCTCCGCATGCTGCCAGGACACCTCCTGGGGGAAGTAACCGTAGCATTTCCCCTGGAAAGACAGCCAGTTGTTGGGACATTGTGCAGCATGAACACCTCCTGTGTGGGACACAGAGCGTCATCATGAGAGATACAGAACCCCCTGGTTGCCCCCCATCCTAGGAGAGAGGAGGACAGGGAGGGGCACCTCTGGGTAGCGTGCCCCATTCGAATGGTGGGCACAAAGGGTCTGGGCTGCAGGCTTATTTGCTTATTtgctattcttattttattttatttatacagtggtacctcgggttaagtacttaattcgttccggaggtccgttcttaacctgaaactgttcttaacctgaagcaccactttagctaatggggcctcctgctgctgctccgccgccagagcacgatttctgttctcatcctgaagcaaagttcttaacccgaggtactatttctgggttagtggagtctgtaacctgaagcatatgtaacctgaagtgtctgtaacccgaggtaccactgtatgccgatCTTGTTAgtgtttgttttataaaaaaaatggttctgacctccctttgtcacctcagcctggtccttggacccttgtcggcataaaagagtccacgaggAAAGTgtccttgcagagtactttctgcttttattcttaaaagtctttctgcaaaagcgactgaccaactgtatACACATCAACACTACTAACTTTCACTAACCAACCATTAACCAACCCAacaacaaactaacatttctcactctatatatacaactaGGTGCAGATCTCCAGATTGAGACTCGAGGTGGACAAATTAAAATGACACAGTCAAAAAGCTAGGACCAAAACTCCCAGGCAACTCTGATTTCTTGCCCCATCAGCCTTTTGGGAACggactgcttttaaggaaagcGCAGCCGCTGTGTTGCATTTATTGCAATGATCTGTATGTTTggctagatctctctctctctctctctcttacacaccagtatacacatatatactatcaaagtttaattgctttttaaattattgtcctcccctccccaagGGGGTTTtagctgtgtttatttttatctgtaagctgccttctgttaggggaaaaggcagggtataaattcatcaccaccaccaccatcatcatcagtgcttttttctgggggtacacacgGCTACGCAAACCCCTAAACatgttgtgaatctttgtacttttgtccatttattttccctgatttgaactataaaagggTGATTTTCTTGCATCAAAATGAGTTCCCCTAAACAtttcttaaagaaaaaagcaggaataataatagtaataatagtaatagtaataataataataataataataataataataataataataataataggcactgGACGAGGATGATCCCCTTGAAATCTTCAGGGTGCAAGAGACGGGGTGGGGCGGGGGTTCATGCATCCTCATTGGGGTCTCTGGAGAACTCACCACTCATGAAGGGTCCAACTACTAAGCATCCCAGGAGCCCAAGGCTGAAATAGGAAACCAGACCCATCTTCTTGCTTCTTCTTCAGCtctgggaaggaagagagagaggaagaggaatcaggagaagagaggagggctCTGCGGTCCTTGCCCATTCAGTGCCAGAAGCAGAAATGTTTGGAGACAACCTTGCCATCCCTGAGCTGACTGCCTGGGGTGGCCAGGTCTGTCTGtttcttttgaaataataataaaaaaaggtcttatatatacagtggtaacctctggttacgtacttaattcgttccagaggtccattcttaacctgaaactgttcttaacctgaagcaccactttagctaa
This region includes:
- the LOC114605933 gene encoding struthiocalcin-1-like; its protein translation is MGLVSYFSLGLLGCLVVGPFMSGGVHAAQCPNNWLSFQGKCYGYFPQEVSWQHAENECQRLGGHLASLLDRNEHSAVARFLQQAQRWDDDDVWFGLSIPGRSTTWAWADGSPVSYTAWEKYKSYPALKGEHCAALDESSGFMLWDNDSCYDRNPFVCKV